A genomic segment from Tolypothrix sp. NIES-4075 encodes:
- a CDS encoding D-glycero-alpha-D-manno-heptose-1,7-bisphosphate 7-phosphatase translates to MRRALFLDRDGVINKEVNYLHKIQDFEFIEGIFETCRFFQDRNYLLIVVTNQSGIGRNIYSEDDFRILNDWMLQQFERQGVKINKVYYSPFHPKYGVGKYLHDSWCRKPNPGMLIQARDEFNINFCKSILVGDKESDIEAGLNAGVMLNVLVRSGHIINENVTKANAIIDSILGLPNFVYTLDFID, encoded by the coding sequence ATGAGAAGGGCTTTGTTTCTAGATCGAGACGGTGTTATCAACAAAGAAGTAAATTATCTTCATAAAATTCAAGATTTTGAATTCATAGAAGGTATTTTTGAAACGTGTAGGTTTTTTCAAGATAGAAACTATTTGTTGATAGTAGTAACGAATCAATCAGGGATTGGTCGAAATATTTATTCTGAAGATGACTTTAGGATTTTGAATGATTGGATGCTTCAGCAGTTCGAGAGGCAGGGAGTCAAAATTAACAAAGTATATTACTCACCATTTCATCCGAAGTATGGGGTTGGTAAATACCTTCACGATTCCTGGTGTCGGAAACCAAATCCTGGAATGCTAATTCAAGCAAGAGATGAATTTAACATCAATTTCTGTAAGTCTATATTAGTAGGTGACAAGGAAAGTGATATTGAAGCTGGTTTGAATGCTGGTGTGATGCTTAATGTTTTAGTTCGTTCTGGTCACATAATTAATGAAAATGTAACTAAAGCAAATGCAATCATTGATTCAATTCTTGGTTTACCTAATTTCGTTTACACATTAGATTTTATCGATTAG
- a CDS encoding glycosyltransferase family 2 protein, with protein MQPIVSICIPTYNGAKYLRECLDSVLTQTFTDFEVLLIDDQSSDETLSIAQEYAAKDSRICVKQNERNLGLVGNWNRCIELAQGQWIKFVFQDDLIAPECLEKMLAASKPDSSIICCLRNFIFEAGTPEKTRHFFKNRASLEKLFPESTEISASDYCQAVLKQIDDNFVGEPTVVMLRRDVFYRFGTFNPHLIQLCDLEFWTRVAIHTGMVYVRETLATFRVHNNATTAKNHSGRQYRTSTLDPLILLHDCALHPTYAPLRIVATNQPKSFDLVARLRKQCYWAWRDSKKDSNSLAEWEKMTLLYPAIYKFAKRGLIQLVISELRRHLGHLKPKIKRLFPSTNKKSILTTSILFMLVKYFIVN; from the coding sequence ATGCAACCTATCGTAAGTATTTGTATACCCACATACAACGGCGCGAAGTATCTTAGGGAATGTCTTGACAGTGTTCTCACTCAGACATTCACTGATTTCGAGGTACTATTAATTGACGATCAATCATCAGACGAAACACTGAGTATAGCCCAGGAGTACGCCGCAAAAGATTCTCGGATATGCGTGAAACAAAACGAACGTAATCTTGGACTGGTAGGTAACTGGAACCGATGTATTGAGCTTGCACAAGGACAGTGGATTAAATTTGTATTTCAAGATGATTTAATTGCGCCTGAGTGTTTAGAAAAAATGCTGGCTGCAAGTAAGCCTGATAGTTCTATCATTTGTTGCCTTCGCAATTTTATTTTTGAAGCGGGTACGCCTGAAAAGACTCGGCATTTTTTCAAAAATAGGGCATCACTAGAAAAATTATTTCCTGAATCAACAGAAATTTCTGCAAGCGATTATTGTCAAGCTGTACTCAAACAAATAGATGATAACTTCGTTGGTGAGCCAACAGTTGTAATGCTACGTCGTGATGTATTCTATAGATTTGGGACTTTCAATCCCCATTTAATTCAACTTTGTGACTTAGAGTTCTGGACAAGAGTTGCTATTCACACAGGAATGGTTTATGTTCGAGAAACCTTGGCAACATTTCGCGTGCATAATAATGCGACCACTGCTAAAAACCATTCTGGTCGTCAATATCGAACATCAACATTAGACCCACTAATACTTTTACACGATTGTGCTTTGCATCCTACCTATGCGCCTTTACGAATTGTTGCTACTAATCAGCCGAAATCTTTTGACTTAGTAGCTAGGCTAAGAAAGCAATGTTACTGGGCATGGAGAGATAGCAAAAAAGATTCAAATTCCCTGGCAGAATGGGAGAAAATGACTCTTCTATATCCTGCAATTTATAAATTTGCGAAACGTGGTCTTATACAACTTGTCATAAGTGAATTAAGACGACATCTCGGTCATTTAAAGCCGAAAATTAAAAGATTATTTCCAAGTACAAACAAAAAGAGTATATTAACAACCTCAATATTATTTATGCTCGTAAAATATTTTATTGTCAATTAG
- a CDS encoding D-sedoheptulose 7-phosphate isomerase has protein sequence MQAKLKLQKPLEVDLVLQEQLNYLVRKSIDEHTSTIELLTSFSAMIVELGNIMVATFMQGNKIFLMGNGGSAADAQHIAAELVGRFSKERSGLPAIALTTDTSILTSVSNDYSYNAVFSRQVEALAKPGDLVIGISTSGKSSNVLVALEVASKLNCFTAALLGKDGGLIKDTVDIPLIVPSSNTARIQEAHILIGHLLCEIVDSAFSI, from the coding sequence ATGCAGGCCAAACTGAAGTTGCAGAAGCCTTTGGAAGTTGACTTAGTTCTACAGGAGCAGCTTAATTATCTGGTTCGTAAGAGTATTGATGAACATACATCAACAATTGAATTGTTGACCAGTTTCTCTGCCATGATTGTAGAGCTTGGAAATATCATGGTTGCTACTTTCATGCAAGGCAACAAAATTTTTTTAATGGGGAATGGTGGGAGCGCTGCTGATGCTCAACATATAGCTGCTGAGTTGGTTGGGCGATTTTCTAAAGAACGATCTGGACTTCCAGCAATTGCTTTGACTACTGATACTTCAATTTTGACTTCTGTTAGTAATGATTATAGCTATAATGCTGTTTTCAGTCGTCAGGTTGAAGCCCTGGCTAAACCTGGTGATTTGGTCATTGGCATCTCTACCTCTGGAAAAAGCTCAAATGTATTAGTTGCTTTAGAAGTTGCTTCTAAGCTTAATTGTTTTACAGCCGCATTACTTGGAAAAGATGGTGGATTGATCAAAGATACTGTGGATATTCCTTTAATTGTTCCGTCAAGCAACACAGCTCGGATACAGGAAGCACATATCTTAATCGGTCACTTGCTTTGTGAAATTGTGGACTCTGCATTTTCTATTTGA
- a CDS encoding ABC transporter ATP-binding protein encodes MSDTVIRVENLSKKYILGQQKEGSSSYKSLRESMSNGAKSLGGKLLKPGSKKDLNPSVQEFWALKDVSFEIKQGDRVGFIGRNGAGKSTLLKLLSRITEPTSGSIRIKGRVASLLEVGTGFHPELTGRENIFLNGAILGMSKVEITRKFDEIVAFAEVEKFLDTPVKRYSSGMYVRLAFAVAAHLEPEILIVDEVLAVGDAQFQKKCLGKMEDVGKEGRTVLFVSHQMSAILSLCDRALLLNRGQCIGDGEPTEIISKYLAAGNSSKAEVVDNSNVSPNKKLKLRKLRIVNDFGKTSTEFELKENVFLEIHYEVVQPGRGYNVSFEINTLQHGCIFSSALMDIEPMDALSKYVETGYYIAKVKLPTEIMRNGEYSIKASSAIPSVEVLDIMKEELYFNLLDASSPVAKSGEGRNGCILPVLIWDIVAVNSSKSSLK; translated from the coding sequence GTGTCTGATACAGTTATTCGAGTTGAAAATTTAAGTAAAAAGTACATTCTAGGTCAGCAGAAAGAAGGCAGTAGTAGTTACAAGTCTCTGCGCGAATCTATGAGTAATGGGGCAAAGTCGCTGGGAGGAAAACTTCTCAAACCTGGTAGTAAAAAAGACTTGAACCCAAGCGTTCAAGAGTTTTGGGCGCTGAAGGATGTATCTTTTGAGATTAAGCAAGGCGATCGCGTCGGTTTCATTGGACGTAATGGTGCTGGTAAATCAACGCTACTGAAACTTCTCAGCAGAATTACGGAACCAACAAGCGGATCTATCCGGATTAAGGGGAGAGTAGCTAGTCTACTAGAAGTAGGTACGGGTTTTCACCCAGAGTTAACTGGTAGGGAGAATATCTTTCTCAATGGTGCAATTCTAGGGATGAGTAAGGTAGAGATTACACGCAAGTTTGATGAGATTGTTGCATTTGCAGAAGTTGAGAAGTTTTTAGATACGCCTGTGAAGCGGTATTCGTCGGGGATGTATGTGCGGTTAGCGTTTGCAGTGGCAGCACACTTGGAGCCTGAGATTTTAATTGTAGATGAAGTGTTGGCGGTAGGAGATGCTCAGTTTCAGAAGAAGTGCTTAGGAAAAATGGAGGATGTAGGGAAGGAGGGACGAACGGTATTGTTTGTAAGCCATCAAATGTCAGCAATTCTTTCTTTGTGTGACCGAGCTTTGTTGCTCAATCGTGGACAGTGCATAGGAGATGGCGAACCAACAGAAATAATTTCCAAATATTTAGCTGCTGGAAATAGCTCAAAGGCAGAGGTTGTAGACAACAGTAATGTATCTCCAAACAAGAAACTTAAGCTGAGAAAGCTAAGGATTGTTAATGATTTTGGCAAAACATCTACTGAATTTGAGTTAAAAGAAAACGTTTTTCTCGAAATTCACTACGAAGTGGTTCAACCAGGAAGGGGTTATAACGTTAGTTTTGAGATTAACACTTTACAGCACGGCTGTATTTTTAGTAGTGCATTAATGGATATAGAACCTATGGATGCGTTGAGCAAATATGTTGAAACTGGCTATTACATAGCCAAAGTCAAACTACCAACAGAAATCATGCGGAACGGTGAATATTCTATTAAAGCATCAAGTGCTATTCCAAGTGTTGAAGTTTTGGACATTATGAAGGAAGAACTTTATTTTAATTTGCTCGATGCCAGCAGCCCAGTTGCAAAGAGTGGTGAAGGTCGAAATGGATGTATTTTACCAGTGCTTATTTGGGACATAGTTGCTGTAAACAGTAGTAAATCAAGTCTCAAATAA
- a CDS encoding WecB/TagA/CpsF family glycosyltransferase, which yields MVGIFLPKQRVLDFPITALRFDDQIQTILRWAIARESKTVCVANVHMLMEAYWNPEFASVLNDADIITPDGMPLVWMMRLLGARYQDRVAGMDVLLALCKLAQTQNVSVFFAGSQPDILSRMQKRLEQEFPKLKIAGMEPLPFRPLTETEDKALIKMINNSGAGLVFVSLGCPKQENWIAQHKDKIQSVMIGLGGVFPVYAGIHKRAPRMIRDLGFEWLYRWLQEPRRLWNRYTQTIPAFMWLALKQLLMSSSFSTPFRIRERYLGWRD from the coding sequence ATGGTAGGAATTTTTCTACCGAAACAAAGAGTGCTTGATTTTCCGATTACTGCTTTACGCTTTGACGATCAGATACAAACAATACTGAGGTGGGCGATCGCTCGCGAAAGTAAGACTGTTTGCGTAGCCAACGTACATATGCTGATGGAGGCTTATTGGAATCCAGAGTTTGCTAGTGTTTTAAACGACGCAGATATTATCACTCCTGATGGAATGCCTTTAGTATGGATGATGAGGCTTTTGGGAGCGCGTTACCAAGACCGCGTAGCGGGGATGGATGTTTTGTTAGCATTGTGTAAGCTAGCGCAAACACAAAACGTCAGTGTTTTCTTTGCGGGTTCTCAACCAGATATTCTTTCGAGAATGCAAAAAAGGTTAGAGCAGGAATTTCCGAAGTTGAAAATTGCAGGGATGGAACCTTTGCCCTTTCGTCCTTTGACTGAAACTGAAGACAAAGCTCTGATTAAGATGATTAACAACAGTGGTGCTGGTTTGGTATTTGTATCTTTGGGGTGTCCAAAACAAGAAAATTGGATAGCTCAACATAAAGATAAAATCCAGTCGGTGATGATTGGGTTGGGTGGAGTTTTTCCTGTTTACGCAGGAATCCATAAACGCGCACCCCGCATGATACGAGACTTAGGCTTTGAATGGCTATATCGCTGGCTTCAAGAACCTCGTCGTCTGTGGAATCGTTATACACAGACCATTCCAGCTTTTATGTGGTTGGCTTTGAAGCAACTGTTGATGTCGAGTTCTTTTAGTACTCCATTTCGTATACGCGAACGATATTTGGGATGGAGGGATTAG
- a CDS encoding carbonic anhydrase — protein MKKLIKGLREFKANYVSTHQELLEQLSLGQKPRVLFITCSDSRIDPNLITQANLGELFVIRNAGNIIPPFGATNGGEGATIEYAVQALDIRQIIVCGHSHCGAMKGLMKLNQLREEMPLVHDWLKYAEATRRLVKDHYSQYQGEELLEIVIAENVLTQIENLRTYPVIRSKLYTGQLSIYAWIYNIEKGEVLAFDAESHAYVLPQNQLITDEIDETLLTEELLNRSLVKTISQEQMAVEQSQEVIFNAQGFPTTRLSLEQKERIYRGSAVN, from the coding sequence ATGAAAAAATTAATTAAAGGTCTGCGCGAGTTCAAGGCTAATTATGTTAGCACACATCAAGAACTCTTGGAACAACTATCTCTTGGTCAAAAACCTAGAGTGTTGTTTATTACCTGTTCAGATTCGCGTATAGACCCAAACCTAATTACGCAAGCCAACTTAGGTGAATTGTTTGTTATCCGCAATGCTGGTAACATTATTCCGCCATTTGGAGCAACCAACGGCGGTGAAGGTGCCACAATTGAATACGCCGTGCAAGCTTTAGATATTCGACAAATTATTGTCTGCGGTCACTCGCATTGCGGTGCGATGAAAGGGCTAATGAAGTTAAACCAATTGCGAGAGGAAATGCCGCTTGTGCATGATTGGTTAAAGTATGCAGAGGCAACCCGACGATTGGTAAAAGACCATTACAGCCAATACCAAGGGGAAGAACTACTAGAAATTGTAATTGCTGAAAATGTACTGACTCAAATTGAAAATTTGCGGACTTATCCAGTTATTCGCTCCAAGCTGTACACTGGGCAACTAAGCATTTACGCATGGATTTACAACATTGAGAAAGGAGAAGTTTTAGCCTTCGATGCAGAAAGTCATGCTTATGTCTTGCCTCAAAACCAGCTTATAACTGATGAAATCGATGAGACGCTACTTACTGAAGAGTTATTAAATCGCAGTCTAGTCAAAACCATCTCTCAAGAACAAATGGCAGTTGAACAGTCTCAAGAAGTTATCTTTAACGCACAAGGGTTTCCAACAACACGACTTTCTTTAGAGCAAAAAGAACGAATTTATCGAGGTTCAGCGGTAAACTGA
- a CDS encoding helix-turn-helix domain-containing protein has translation MLKRQMMLAENIDATQAAYQVGYESLSQFSREYARMFGAPPIKDIKRLRVA, from the coding sequence ATGCTGAAGCGACAGATGATGCTTGCCGAGAACATCGATGCAACCCAGGCTGCATATCAGGTTGGGTATGAGAGTCTTTCACAGTTCAGCCGCGAATATGCTCGCATGTTTGGCGCACCGCCCATCAAAGATATTAAACGGTTACGGGTCGCCTGA
- a CDS encoding ABC transporter permease, with product MDSKELIIESGRTESQYWRDLWKYRELFYFLAWRDILVRYKQTAIGMAWALIRPFLTMVVFTFVFGNLAKLPPEGNAPYPIMVFSALLPWQFFSGALSECSNSLVANANLLSKVYFPRLIVPTSAVIVSFVDFLISGMILLGLMAYYNFVPDWRILTLPLFILIAFAASIGAGLWLAALTVEYRDFRYVVPFIVQFGLYVSPVGFSSKIIAERYSEQVRLLYSLNPMVGVIDGFRWAILGGESQIYLPGFTLSVGLVILMLVSGIWYFRKMERTFADVV from the coding sequence ATGGACAGCAAAGAACTCATCATTGAGTCGGGTAGAACTGAGAGCCAGTATTGGCGAGACTTGTGGAAATACAGAGAGCTATTTTACTTTCTGGCATGGCGCGATATTTTGGTGCGCTACAAGCAAACTGCCATAGGGATGGCATGGGCATTAATTCGTCCCTTCTTAACGATGGTGGTGTTCACCTTTGTCTTTGGAAATTTGGCGAAGCTACCCCCGGAGGGCAATGCACCTTATCCGATTATGGTCTTTTCAGCTTTGCTACCCTGGCAGTTTTTCTCCGGTGCGTTAAGCGAATGCAGCAACAGTTTAGTTGCCAACGCTAACCTGCTTTCTAAAGTCTACTTTCCCCGATTGATTGTCCCTACCAGTGCGGTGATTGTCAGCTTTGTAGACTTCCTGATTTCGGGCATGATACTGCTGGGGTTGATGGCATACTACAACTTTGTACCTGACTGGCGCATTCTGACTTTGCCGCTATTTATATTGATTGCCTTTGCCGCATCAATCGGTGCGGGGTTATGGCTGGCAGCTTTAACAGTTGAGTATCGGGACTTTCGCTACGTCGTCCCATTCATCGTCCAGTTTGGTTTGTATGTCTCCCCTGTCGGGTTTAGTAGCAAAATTATTGCTGAACGGTATTCCGAACAGGTGCGGTTGCTGTATTCGCTTAACCCAATGGTAGGAGTGATTGACGGTTTCCGCTGGGCAATATTGGGCGGCGAATCGCAGATATATTTACCTGGCTTTACATTGTCTGTAGGTTTAGTGATTCTAATGCTTGTCAGCGGAATTTGGTACTTCCGCAAGATGGAACGCACATTTGCTGACGTAGTTTAG
- the rfaE1 gene encoding D-glycero-beta-D-manno-heptose-7-phosphate kinase yields MLKFLNKTLAQFLIQEKFPKVKVAVIGDLMLDRYVWGRVSRISPEAPVPIIQVERKTSCLGGAGNVACNLAALGCQVHLVGVVGADFEASILAEEMQLANLSTDWLVVDSTRPTTVKTRIIGKSQQVVRLDEESTELVNEDIEQRLLDCSLALLDNVDVVILSDYNKGVLTDNFLKIFLHKSKLKQIPVLVDPKRKDYTMYIGATAITPNRSESELSLNRTLVSDQDFEIAAREFQRKYAFEAVLITRSEQGITLLHNANVHHLPSQSREVFDVSGAGDCVIATLAAALSAGLSWAEATELANLSAGVTIQKVGTTPVRVEELLQVLEQEGIGSANSKVLELPELMRHIAIWRAEGKMVAFTNGCFDLLHVGHVTYLDKAKDMADILIVGLNTDLSVKRLKGSERPITPELDRARVLASLSSVDAVVLFNEDTPIELIRAIKPNLLIKGADYQGKEVVGSEFVHSYQGRVELIPFVEDRSTTSIVQKLRRMSSHTI; encoded by the coding sequence ATGCTGAAATTCTTAAATAAGACCTTAGCTCAGTTTTTGATTCAAGAGAAGTTCCCAAAGGTTAAAGTTGCTGTAATTGGCGATTTAATGCTCGACCGCTACGTTTGGGGTAGAGTATCTCGAATTTCACCTGAAGCTCCTGTACCAATAATTCAAGTTGAGCGAAAAACATCATGTTTAGGTGGAGCAGGCAATGTTGCTTGTAACTTGGCTGCTTTGGGATGCCAAGTGCATTTAGTTGGTGTAGTTGGTGCTGACTTTGAAGCAAGTATTCTTGCTGAAGAAATGCAACTAGCTAATCTGAGTACAGATTGGCTAGTTGTTGATTCGACTCGACCGACTACTGTTAAGACTAGAATAATCGGCAAATCACAGCAAGTTGTTCGCTTGGATGAAGAATCAACAGAACTGGTTAATGAAGATATTGAGCAACGTCTTTTGGATTGTAGCCTAGCCCTATTAGATAATGTAGATGTTGTTATCTTATCTGATTACAATAAAGGGGTTTTAACCGATAACTTCCTAAAAATATTTCTGCATAAGTCAAAGCTAAAGCAGATTCCTGTTTTAGTTGACCCTAAGCGTAAAGACTACACTATGTACATTGGTGCAACTGCTATTACTCCAAACCGTTCTGAATCGGAGCTTTCACTTAATCGAACCCTGGTGAGCGATCAAGACTTTGAGATTGCTGCCAGAGAGTTTCAGAGAAAATACGCCTTTGAGGCAGTTTTAATTACTCGTAGTGAACAGGGAATAACCCTGCTTCATAATGCAAATGTACACCACCTACCTTCTCAATCTCGAGAGGTTTTTGATGTTTCTGGAGCTGGTGATTGTGTGATCGCTACGTTAGCAGCTGCGTTATCTGCTGGTTTATCTTGGGCTGAAGCTACTGAATTAGCAAATTTGAGCGCTGGTGTAACTATCCAGAAAGTTGGAACTACGCCTGTACGAGTAGAAGAACTCCTTCAAGTACTTGAACAGGAGGGAATTGGATCTGCTAACAGTAAAGTATTGGAATTGCCTGAACTGATGAGGCATATTGCTATTTGGCGTGCTGAGGGGAAGATGGTTGCCTTTACAAACGGTTGTTTTGATCTGCTTCATGTAGGGCATGTGACCTATCTGGATAAGGCAAAAGATATGGCGGATATTTTGATCGTTGGTCTCAATACAGATTTATCCGTCAAGCGGTTGAAAGGTTCAGAGCGTCCTATAACTCCAGAACTTGATCGAGCTAGAGTTTTGGCTTCACTAAGTTCTGTTGATGCTGTAGTTCTATTTAATGAAGACACACCCATTGAACTGATTAGGGCAATAAAGCCAAATCTTTTGATTAAGGGTGCCGACTATCAAGGAAAGGAAGTTGTCGGCTCTGAATTTGTACATTCATACCAAGGACGTGTAGAACTTATTCCCTTTGTTGAGGATAGATCTACTACAAGTATTGTGCAAAAGCTACGTAGAATGTCATCACATACTATCTAA
- a CDS encoding glycosyltransferase family 2 protein yields the protein MTFLSVIIPTYNSEKTIERCLNSLIVQTYQNFDICIIDGASSDGTIAKVSSFRSYFKDIRIVSEQDKGVYDAMNKGIDIARGDWLYFLGSDDEVFDKDVFADIFNTPIQKKSGFIYGNVVYIGDDASWIKSGQVYDGLFDIRKLLTKNICHQAIFYRKDLFKRFGKYKLQYPVLADWEMNLRLFSKTKCIYLDKNIAKYYGGGLSSTGIDTMMLRDLEKSRKKILIEYKLRQLTSFFRFA from the coding sequence ATGACTTTTTTATCTGTAATCATACCAACTTATAACTCAGAGAAAACAATCGAGAGGTGTCTTAATTCACTAATTGTTCAAACCTACCAAAATTTTGATATTTGTATAATAGATGGTGCTTCATCAGATGGAACTATAGCCAAGGTTAGTAGTTTTCGCTCCTACTTTAAAGATATAAGAATTGTCAGTGAACAAGATAAGGGTGTTTATGATGCAATGAATAAAGGCATTGATATTGCTCGAGGTGATTGGCTTTATTTTCTTGGTAGTGACGATGAGGTTTTTGATAAAGATGTTTTTGCAGATATCTTTAATACTCCTATCCAAAAAAAATCCGGATTTATATATGGTAACGTCGTCTACATAGGTGATGATGCATCATGGATTAAATCTGGTCAAGTCTATGATGGATTATTTGATATAAGAAAACTACTTACAAAAAATATTTGCCACCAGGCAATTTTCTATAGAAAAGACTTGTTTAAACGGTTTGGCAAATATAAACTTCAGTATCCTGTATTAGCTGATTGGGAAATGAATCTTCGTTTATTTTCAAAAACAAAGTGTATCTATTTAGATAAAAATATTGCAAAATATTATGGTGGTGGCTTAAGTAGTACAGGTATAGATACTATGATGCTACGCGATCTGGAAAAATCAAGAAAAAAAATTCTTATAGAGTACAAACTACGGCAATTAACTTCATTTTTTAGGTTTGCCTAG
- a CDS encoding glycosyltransferase family 9 protein: protein MFFNGLDRSFVKQICDWLASPQVTKFYGEIFFGLIGRRRHNHQKCVHNKIDLTQIERVLVVRLDAIGDVVISISFLRELRQNLPHAWITLIVQPSVINLVELCPYINEVLPYNKTYGRFSQLRNRFREIEFARKYLWSKYFDLAIIPRWDIDDYYASFVTYFSAAVLRVTYSEKVNQDKQKNNQNYDYLFTHLITDREIKHEVQRNLDVIRFLGGTIEHDFLECWTSPEDKAFATNILSFNGIDDNNGLIVFAPGASSSKRMWPISNFIELGLWLKQKYGLRILAIGGPGEEKLGLELENYLGSSVINVIGKTTLRQTVALLQSSRLVVSNDSSPMHLASACGVPVVEISCHPRSGLPGHYNSPKRFAPWGVPNIVLQPPEAFSVSCQEGCISSEPHCILGVTVDEVKKAVMALCFAEKNAEMFDASGKS from the coding sequence ATGTTTTTTAACGGCTTAGACAGGTCTTTTGTAAAACAAATATGTGATTGGCTTGCATCACCGCAAGTAACAAAATTTTATGGTGAAATCTTTTTTGGATTAATCGGAAGACGAAGACATAATCATCAAAAATGTGTTCATAATAAAATTGATTTAACTCAGATAGAAAGAGTTTTGGTAGTGCGACTTGATGCTATCGGTGATGTAGTTATTTCCATCTCATTTTTGAGGGAGTTACGTCAAAATCTACCTCATGCGTGGATTACCTTGATAGTCCAGCCATCTGTAATCAACCTAGTTGAGTTGTGTCCATATATTAATGAGGTTTTACCTTACAACAAAACTTATGGTCGCTTTAGTCAGTTACGGAACCGTTTTAGGGAAATAGAATTTGCTCGCAAATATTTGTGGTCTAAATACTTTGATTTAGCTATTATTCCTCGTTGGGACATTGATGATTACTATGCTAGTTTTGTTACTTATTTTAGTGCAGCTGTTCTACGAGTTACCTACTCAGAAAAAGTGAATCAAGACAAGCAAAAAAATAATCAAAACTACGATTATTTATTTACTCATTTGATTACAGATAGAGAAATTAAGCATGAAGTACAAAGAAACTTGGATGTTATCAGATTCTTAGGTGGGACAATTGAACATGATTTTCTCGAATGTTGGACTAGTCCGGAAGATAAAGCATTCGCAACCAATATTCTCAGTTTTAATGGTATTGATGATAATAACGGGTTAATTGTATTTGCTCCGGGTGCTAGTTCGTCTAAGAGAATGTGGCCTATTTCAAACTTCATTGAATTGGGTCTTTGGTTGAAACAAAAGTATGGTTTACGTATTCTGGCTATAGGAGGACCTGGTGAGGAAAAGTTAGGTTTAGAACTAGAAAATTATCTTGGGAGTTCTGTAATTAATGTTATTGGCAAAACGACTCTTCGCCAAACGGTTGCTCTCCTACAAAGCAGCCGTCTTGTTGTTAGCAACGATTCCTCACCAATGCATCTTGCATCAGCATGTGGAGTTCCTGTAGTAGAAATTTCTTGTCATCCTCGCAGTGGGTTGCCTGGACATTACAATTCTCCTAAGCGTTTTGCTCCGTGGGGTGTACCAAATATAGTGCTTCAGCCACCAGAGGCTTTTTCAGTGAGTTGCCAGGAAGGATGTATTTCAAGTGAACCTCACTGCATTTTGGGTGTTACTGTTGACGAAGTTAAAAAAGCTGTTATGGCTTTGTGTTTTGCAGAAAAGAATGCTGAAATGTTTGACGCTTCTGGTAAAAGCTAG